The sequence TCAAGCTAAATATCTTATTGAAGGTTAGCTCTGTGTATATTATGTCAGTAATCGCTCCCTTAGATTTATATGCAACACCTGTTGTTTGGGTGTGAGTGAAGTTAAATAGGAAGAAAGTTTCTGTTCCCCATATGCCTTGAGAAATATTCTTgtaattgaaacgcgttggagggGGAATATACCTCTTAGGAGTCTCTTTCCTTGATTATCGGTACCTGGAATTGCGGGCGATTCTGAGGATTCTATTATATGCATTACTAACACCTTATGCGTGTAAGGGTCCATCTAAAGAGGAATATCTACaagtttttatgtgtattttttatataagtgtctgaataaaaaaaaaactttttacaaAGGAGATAATGCACTATTGCCACTTTCTATATCTTTCCTTCCACTTCTTGCACATATGATCGGTCTCCGGTACGAGGCATCTAAAAGAAACACGTCAACGGGAATTGAGGATCCTTTTTAAAGAATCGCTCTTAGAAGCACCATTATCTACGGGTTTGATGCAGAGGAGAAACGAGGCAGATATTGATAGTTCTCCTGTGATATCCAGGAAAGCTGAGTTTTCTGTGGAGATGAAATGCTGACTAACAACGGGGATTTCGTAATTGCATTTCCCTGAGGGGCTGTTTTTGAAGAGATTACatgcagtggcgcatgcagggggtttctggttctccagaaacccctcccctctgcaaaccaacggaactgtacagcagccgcggcgctgtcaaagaagcgtccgcgccagtgctgctccctctcgcaatatttttttttttcctaggggcggaaacccccccttctaaatcctgcgttcgcccctgacaTGGATGTGTTCCCACTGTTTAAGTTTGATTGGATTAACAAACTGTTTCTTCTCAGATACTAAGAAGTGGAAACAGTATATAATAACTGATTCATATGGTTACATTTATAACATGATCTCTGGATTGCAACAGGATTTCCATTTTATATCATATTGATGTTTACCGATATTCAGTTTGTTTACCATCTTTAACATAATTGCAGTGAGGTTTATTACTGGGCTATTTGACTGTAATTGTTTAAAACTCTAGTGCCGTTTTTGTGCTgcattttctgtgtgtttggtaTTTAGTATTTACCCCATTGTGAATGGGATTAGCAGCGCAAAGGCAGCTGTGAGTTTCAAGTCTGCGCTTGTATATACcatctttatatttttctttgcaaGGTTTGGAAATAGTTGTATGTCCATGTCTTTATAGAAAATTGAGGGAGAGTTCCTTGTGGATGTTAGGATTCGCTCTTTGGTGTAATAGTAATGGAAGCGCACAATAATATCACGTGGCGGTTGGTCTGCAGCTGGTCTGGCCCTGGTGGAACGGTGTGCGCAGTCCATCAGGGATTCGGAGTCTGAAAGGTCTGGGAGTATGTGCATGAGGAGGCCTTTAAGAAATAGTTGAATCTCAGATGGTGAAATATCTTTCAATAAATTACGAACACAGATATTGTTGCGCCGGGAGCGATTTTCGGCATCCTTGTTTTTCTTTCAGGGCCTCAACTTCTTCATTCAGATGGGATAACTCCCTGACAAAAGTCGCTTGCGAGCGACAGAGGTCGTCCGTATTTGTTTCTAGAGTATCAGTCTGGGTACTTAGAGAGGTAAGTTCCAGTTTGAAAAAGAAGAGCTGCAAGGGGATTTTTCATTCTTCTGAGACATGATGGTAATGCTAAGGATATGGCAGGATGTGGAAGGCAGAAGGGGAACAATGATGTTGCAGGAAGGAGGGGATGCTGCACAATAGCATTTAGAAAATCAGTCAGGGCACATCAGGCTCCATGTAGTGGGTGAAGAGTTACTACATAGTGTTCACTGAATAATCAGAGAGGTAATGGAAGCCGCTAGCTGCTATCCTTGTCTTCATAAAGAGTAACAGCCAATGTGTTATATTGAGTAGTCACAATAGTACAATACAGTGTAGAAAGTGGACACAAGGTGGCGTTGTGTTTCTGGTAGAAACTTAAAGGTGGAGCATTTGTGAAATAACCACAAGATGGTGCCAGAGCAAAAAAAAGGTAATATTAATGGACAGTGATTTctgtaagcctttttttaagGGAGGGACCCCAATGCTTAGATTCTGATGTGAGTATTCAAAGTAAACAGAATGTCTGTCCTATTTGTTTTGGGCGAATAGACCAAAGGATTCACTGTTTAAAGCAAGTCAGCCCTGAGTTACAAATGGCAGCCTCTGTAGCATGGTATTAATTGGTAGTTCTTAATTCACAGTATTGGGGTAGTTATTAGGGTGCCGATCTTTGAGGATTATCCCAACCACTGACCTGTGCTCCTTATCTGGACGGTATATAGCGGAGGTTTTTGTGCCGCGGGTGTAGAACCGCTCTCTCCAGAATGGGTGGACCGCAGGTTGATGGGCAGCAGGGATACGGTGAAGGCTCTCCCAGTTGGTGAAGGCTATCCCAGTTTATTACAGCATTGGTTCTGATGGTCTAGTAAGGGAGTCGTCAATCATCGCAGCTAATGTGCACTGGCGGTGGTATATATCAGTCCAAAATACTGCGCAGGTAGTCTCCAGAGCCAGCCAACAAGACTTATCCCCCGGGAGAactggggagaagtcatgtgacattggGTAGGaagagggcgtggtgacattgttgCGTCACCATAGTCCCGCCCCCACTATATAAAAAGCTGTCATCGAATGGAGGGGGCTTAATGACGTTGTTATGCACGTTtcgtcgctatccaataacgattgtcgaatctcgatttgtgtttccaacgcacaaagatttattattcaaaggtagcagaataattcaagagaaataaaataagtacagctgttacttatcgcaggcgctctggatccagtaaatagtcattcaggtctgaagtctgtggtcaaaggtgactgctcactagatgaaaagctcctgcttatatgcagactgagacacagtaaaacaatggagatgatgtggcttgcttctattggtccaggtttcaggaaggtccaggatgtagcagatcataggctagttcaaaccaaactATCCAACAgtggggggtcatctctccaggggatgtgctccgccaagaatccagtctcaactagtctattagcattttatagtcagtatcactttaaaggtttattccctaacatcaataactagagtatgtaatgtgcgatctcttcggcgaaggaaccggacaactgctgatgaataggggattaaaatgatacatgacacatttcctttaacctgaaccatatgttttactaacatgcatataacttataatattaaacatgaaaactactatattttgacataaataacaatgtattgcaattacaattaatgtgcactatttacaaatgtgtgtgtttgtgcgaatgtgtgtaaaagtgtaaaaacggttgttgccacgtgttgcggctgggtacgcccttccacgccgtagcgtgctctatgcctcttttcaaacaaagacaaccaagtttgcttgatattaattgaaatgactttatccaatttgctgacttcgacaatgtgattaagccccccccccacctccattcactgccgtgaatttcggcaaatgggggagctttgcctactcttccggagtccgtgaggactccccgaaaatcgtgagcctcccgggaattccgggagagtaggcaagtatgggtaaggTAGGTGCGCTGAACCCAGTTCTTTTGGGTGTCGGAGGGTCCATGGGGCACTGGTGACCCAGGTGGGAGCCTAGTAGGGAGAAAATGTCACCAATAATCAGGTGTTAAGGACTCTGGGACCGGAGCTCTCCAGAAGCATGTCCAACTAGCATTGAGTCCAAGCCACGCCCTGAATTAAGGGTGTTTttatgggagaaatgcaagtttttactgacatttctgcattgacatgttGTATAAAACAGCTGCCATTCCATATTAATTGTACGCCATTCCACATTATGCCACTTGTGTAGtagggtacaggtgtgggggagcacATATACAAAGAGTTTAGTGTTTGGTATTAGGGTATCTGGGTCAAATAGGGGTGTTTTATGAGAGAAATGCAATTTTTTACCGACATTTCtacattgacatggcgtataaaacagctgtcattccctAGTAATTGGCTGTcattcaggcgcgggctggcaaatttcagcccagggggcgtacaggcggccgcatcacatgacacgcgacggtccgcatcgcgtgtcatataATGCGGTCACCTGTGcctgacgcagccgcatcgctTGTCATGTTGTGCGTCCGCCAGGGGAAGGCGGGGCCAAACagcggttagactgagcggccccctGCCCAGCCGGCCCCTGCTGTCATTCCATGTCATTCCACATGTTAAACATGACCAAGTGccttagcaataagtgtgtggaagatataattaagaagtataagattttttaaaatatacgaAAAAAAATCTGCCAATATTAGTCAATTGGCATTCCTTTTAGTAAgtcttatttttttcttgcagCTTAAAATTGTTGTCACAATACATATTTTTCTGTAAATCAAACTATTTAAGGATTAGAAATGTAtaactgttttactgtatttcgaTATATGGATTTGGTACTTCAACACCACAATTTGATCTCACAAACTATGTCATAGAGCTTACTTAAGCAAAACGGGAGGCAAATAAAGCGACATGTCCCATGTCAACAAACATTTGGTCTTTCTAATGTCAGAGATGTTTTGCAACGTACAAGTTTTGCAGAAGTCACCTGAAAACAACGCATGCAACTAAGGGCAGATTCTCGGAACGCACAATAAACAATGATTAACATAACGTTAGAGCAGATGACTGGAGCTGCCCACAGGAAGAGGAGAGGCTTATTACCATTGTACATAGTCTCTGAACCAATAATAACATGACTTCTTCCTACGCCCCTTTAGAAAACCTTGCGGGGACAACCAGCATATCCTCTATAGTTTTCTAGACACTGTCCTGCTGTCATTTGTTGTTTATACCACGAAAAGAGATGGCAGCGGTTGGATTAAGAGCGTCTTATCACCGAGCTCTGGATAAGCTTGAACTCATGCTTCCTGCTAAATTACGACCATTCTACAATCACCCAGCAGGTAAAACTGCATTCAGCAATGGCATCTCTTTTGCATGCACAATCACCTACTATTCAATATATAAATCTGAAACTTTAAAATACTGTATTATGTTCAAACTGATCTGTTTAAATTCTCATCGAATCATTTTAGTGATATAATGTCCTTTAGTTAAGTGGGAAGGTGAGTAGAAGGTCATTTGAACTGTCTTTACTTTCCTTGTACAATCAAGTTGCAatggatttatatacttacaaaAAATATCAAGCAGGTTGATGGaatctgtatttatttacattttatttgtaaatagtaTCTACCACCAAATAATAGAGCAGTTCAATGAGAGCTTTTAAGTGTAAGGATCTTTCAAAAAGGTTTGACACTTGGAGATTCCCTTTCCTATAGAATTTGATTCTGGGTATTCAGTTTGGAATCTAAGTTTGTGTGTAACAAATGTTGGTGCCATTGTTGATTTCCCCACATCACCATATAGAATCAAAACCTTGTGTATAGGGAATAGGAAGATCTGATTCtgttgggcatattcaattgttggtgttacatGTGAAAGTAACGTggtgtgcgcactattaccgccattacggtaatagtgcgtgtaaatactgttattacggtacctttcgcgctggatttcagcttgcagtgCCTTGCTCCGAGCTCAAGTCTGggttagtattaccgtaataacggtaaaacttttaacgctgcgggaaacggcaacaattaaatatgcccttgTGTTTGAGGTAACGGGAAATAAATTTGAGTAGCATTTTCCTCCTATCAAATATGCACTACAATAACATGAAGATGTCATAATTAGGGCTGCTGTTGGGTAGCACTTGCTATAGCATTTGACATCATATAATGTGCTTTCGCTACCTGAATACCATGGTCTTTATTGTTGTTCTGTTTTATTTGCCTGTTTGTCGTACTAATAATTTAGTGGACAGGTGCATTTCAGGAATGTGACTAATGCTTCTCTTGTTTCACTTATTTTCTCCTTTAAGCTATTCAGCTTTAGGACAATGTTGTTCAAGGTGACCGAACAGTTAATACTGTAGCTTCAGCACCCAACCACAACCTACCAATGCAATgaaggcgtgtgtgtgtgtctagcatgTGTGTGTCtagcgtgtgtgtgtgaataGCATCTGTGTCTAGCGTGTGTGTCTAGCGCGCGTgtctagcgtgtgtgtgtgtctagcgcACGCGCGTGTGTGTCTAGTGCACGTCTAGCGTGTTATGGGTTAAGTACAAATGGTGTGGCTCCAGTGACTTCATTGAACGTTGTGTACATGTTTGCATCTGTGTAACATCTGTAGTGAAATGTGATGCTGGCATGTTACTCTGTTTCCAAGTGGATTTAACATTCCCTCTACTATAGAAATATTGCTGCCACGCTGCTGTTTGCAACTTAactgtttttaaaatacattttttttagtcAAAATGAATAGTCTTTTATATTAACTTGTATTTCTCTTTTAGGACCCAGGACCGTGTTTTTTTGGGCTCCAATAATGAAATGGgtaatttgtaaacatttttttttccatgtattaCAGTCCTACTGATATATTAGTCAAATGTAAATTGTAGTGTTTTATATTCTGCAaaccccctcaccccccccccccccctcttgcaaGCATACATATTGTAGTTGAACAGATATACAATTGTATGTTACAGGTGTATTCTACCCTGGAAAAAGAGCagtgtatgtaaatataatttattagccTGATGTGCATGGCTCCCCTTAAGTAGCATAGGTGCAGGtgcccataaaaaaaataaaaataaaaattcatgtTCCCATTCACTGGTCCCAGCCACACTGCACTTTGGGCTTTTGGAAACCAGTCTTTTGGCCAGAGGACTGGGTGGCCCATCACCTACTGGGGTCAACTTTCAGCCCAACCGTGTTCTTGGACATCTACACTTGATCTTAACCAAAAGACCTCGATGTTTTTTAGTTCTTTGGGCTTCATATAATGGGTCACTAATTagaaaaaattattatttgaatTGGGCCACTCCTAGTTTGCAGCTAACTTTGAGCGACTGGACCAATAGATTTCGCCATGTATCGCCTAAGTACTTCATAAGTATCTGGTAGACTCTCGATGGAACTACACATGCAAGGAATTATGCTTCTAAGGAAATTTACAATTAAATGTGGCATTTGTAAACTTAAAATACAATTTGTCTTTTTCCCGTTTGAATTCACTTACTAACAAAAAGAAGTAGAGCTTATTTGAATATTTGTGATTAATAGCTCTGGGAGTGGTGAAATCCAGGAATGAGGCTCATCTTAAcgtggcctatttatcaaacataaatTTTCTGtttaaatccccgaaaactgacGTTTTAGTGGACTAGCCGCAAAATTGTGATTTATGATCATTTTATCGCAGCAGATATgttggatatctgctgctttgcatctgtcTACGTTTTACTGAGCATTCTCCATAAAAGTGTATGGGGACTGCACAGTAACACTATTTATCAATAGCCAAAATTctatctttttattttgttatttttgatAGTGTAGTATTTCGAGATATAATTCAGAAATCCTTTAGATAGATGTGCGTGTACCAGACTGCTAGATTTTTCAGACACTTCAGAACCTCTTTCCCAAGAATTCAGGATCATCCAGAATTAGGTGCCACccagaaaaaaacagaataaaccaGAGATAGTGTTTATCTTTGTTCCCATTCCAGTATATAAATGCGTActagaaaaaaatgtatgcaagCTTCTCTGTATATGATACAGTAGTCCGTGTAGGGTCCAATGTTCGTTATATCCACAGATCGATTGGATACCTAAGATTCACAGAACAGAATGTTCCCTTAGACTTCCTGCAAGCTACAATCGGTGACTAGATCTATCTATCTCCACAATACAAGTAAACTGTACAGTACACCATAAATACATCAAATAAAGtgtccaatataaaataataaaacaatggcaTTCACAGATCTTCTCAGTTTCTGTTCATCTGCTACTAAGATTCAGCAGTGTGCAAAATGCAGCAGCATTTCGGAGATGTACTAAACTGGTGGCTTGAGACGAGTTTATTATATCTAAGACATGAGCTGTCTTTGCTCCTAGACCTTTTAAAATcaacacttacagttgaccagggcGGCTCTTTCAGGCCAGAAATTTTACTTGTTGAACAGGtagcatcctatgacagtgccatgttgaaagtcactgagctattCAGTCAGTACAACTCATTCATTTTCTAAGGTTTGTCTATGGAGATTGCATGTGCTTGATTTTTCTGTAACTGTTGGCAATTGGATATGGCTGTAATGGCCAAACACCCTAATTGGAAGGGATGTCCCCACACTTTTGGTCATGTACTTTTTACAGTTACCCTATTAGTGAAACCCCACAATTATGCTAAAAGTGCATGATAAAACTAGATCTGACAGGTACAATGTCATAAATGTCTGTGTGTTCagggcctcctcctcctctattGAATCCTAGAGATGTCATGAGCTTTCCAGTTAACAAAGACGTGTAATGATTCTCTCCCCCACAGCTATATATATTGAATGCTGAGCATGGTTGGTTTACTagatatttgggggtaaatgtatcaagctgagagtttgccggcaggtttgaaaattggagatgttgcctataagcaaccaatcagattctagctataattttgtagaatgtactgaataaatgatagctagaatctaattggtttttcaaacccgcgggaaaactctcagcttgatacattgaccCCTTGGTGTTGTTTCCTGCTGCTACACAGGAACCAACACCTATATATGACAACCTGGTTCCTTTGCAGGCAGCAGCAAGTGAGAACCACACAGGACATGGAGACATTTAATTCATATCAACGGTTGAACACTGTTTTTTTGGGTCATTTTCATGCATTTAGACTCggacaacaaacaaacaaaaaaaacgataGGGTTCTTGCTCAGGATGAACAAGAATTTATGAAGCAATAATCAATGAAGAATGTATAATATAAGAGACCATGAACAAGAGCATCTTTTccattaacatataaaatacGTATGGATTCTGAATATTGAGAACCTGTAGGTTGGTGTgtttagtcattttttttattaaattatacttGGCTATTTAGCAAATaattgtacagtttaacaaatattaataaactttGATCTCTTTAAATTGACTATTGCGGATCGGAAAGAGTTGTTTTTTGATGCCTATCGAGTTCTGTTAGAGTTCCTTCTACATCCatgaccaccatcatcatcatttatttatatagcgccagcagattccgtggcgctttacaattgagaacaaacagtaataaaacaaaactgtgtAATAcatagagagaggtaagagggccctgcttgcaagcttacaatctattatagGTTGTGGatggtgttttatttattttcctgtgcggGTTATCAACTTTGTGTAGGAGTATAAATACTTCTCACGGTCTTTCCTGCCAAAGATAtctgataaataaatataatagaaataaaGATATTGAACTTTAAGCATTCTATCCAGATTGTAAATTTATATGATCTGTTCAAGAACTATCATTTAAGCTTTGTTTTCACTATTCTTGTAACTGTAGGGGTTGGTGATTGCTGGACTAGCAGACATGACCAGACCAGCAGAGAAGCTAAGCACAGCTCAGTCTGGAGTTTTAACGGCTACTGGTAAGTATTGAACCACTTAATAAACGACATACCTTAATATAAAATGACAGGTGCTGTTGGAACATCAGACATTATGGCGCTTGCTCTTTATGAACATCGCCAATGTAATAAGTTACAGTGAAATGTATTTGCATAACATTAATTTTCTCTAATGCTAACCTATGTCTGATTTTTGACTGTTGAAGCTGGAGAGATCAAGGGGGAACCACAGAAAAAAAGTTCTAGGCCTCAGCTCTCTGAATTTTTCATTAAAGAAATGTTACTAATATATAAACTTGTTTATGATCATATGTTAAAAGTATGTAATTGATAATAGATCCCACTTCCCTTATTGTGCAGTGTTCCTTTGGATAAGCAAAATGTAAATTGTTCAATGTATTGCATTATAAATGAGCAGGcttataaactaaaaaaaaactcaTTTACACACACTCAAATACGTTCCATAAAGACTCCCCAGAAACTGCAAACTGTTAAATTATAATTATGCTCCACTCTTTCAGGAAAATGTGTCACAGAAATGGGTGGTTTATACAGCAACAAAAAAACTTTAGGCAAGAATAAAATTGGCAGCTGTTATTGAAAAGCAGTCACAGCCTCAAATGTTATCAAATCACTGCTATTGTCTGTATCCAAGTGACCTATATATTAATGTGCCAGCAGTACAAAAATCGGAGCAGTCTCGCCCACTGAAGTCTCTTGCTTATAAATAGCTGTTTGCAGAGCTTACAGCAGTCCAAGTGTTGTCAtgcagacaagggggtaaatgtattaaactgcggattttgcaagtcgctGATATTCCGTGACTTCGTAGGGGAAATTAAAACTTCCCCTGCAAGGTCAAAGAATATTGGAGACTTGCAAAAtccacatgttaatacatttactatTATCTGCTCTAGTGTAAATAGTATATACAACACAAACTAGGAGAATCTGGTGCTTAAacctcaataaaaatttatttcagAAGGAGATTCTGGAAATGGTGCCAGGGCCTTCCCCCTTACAGATCAGTTAACTTGTGCTACCAATTGCTCAGACTTTTGTCATTACCCagttgtgtgtgtttatttttttgcatagacATGGCTTGTGTCTTTTGGTATCCTCCTAAAAGGGAGTGCATGTCTCCATACAATTAACCCTTTACtatattttgtaaacaaaaaaattgtaatttaaaaataTCCCCTACCTTTCACCTAAACTGTTCTCCTCATATGTGTAGGAAGAAATGCTTGatgctttatatttgtgtatGATGAATAATGGAGATgaagcatttttaattttttcttctctATTTTGAAACGATAGTGTGTTTAGTGTGTGTATGCACTTTTATATAATGTTGCCTGAATTGTGTATAAAGAGGAAGCTCACTGTACATAGATAATTTGTTGAGGAAAGGCCTGTATGCTTTATACAAACATTTGTTACTTCATCTGTAGTTTAAAAGGAGACAAAAATAAATAGGCAGAAGCCTTGCATTTTGTGTCTTAAGACTTCTTAAACTATTCCCCCTCCACCCAATTGTAATTTTATAAGTTGCAGGGGATGTTGTTGGAGACTGGGCCTTATTTTCATCTCTGTGCTGCACTTTTTGAATATTGGTAGGTATGGGTATGCAAGAGGAAACATATCAAATCAGCTGCTGAGACTGAGTGCAACatctatgtgtatataataaattataaatgttaAAATTCTAGGAAATATTGCCATCAATTTAGGGTAGTTAGTATAAGCTGCTGTTTTAGGGATTCTTACCAAAGAAACATCTAGAAAaccatacagtcatggccaaaagttttgagaatgacacaaatattatttttcagtctgctgcctcagtttttatgatggcaatttgcatatactccagaatgtcatgaagagtgaacagatgaattgcaattaatttcaaagtccctctttgctatga is a genomic window of Mixophyes fleayi isolate aMixFle1 chromosome 2, aMixFle1.hap1, whole genome shotgun sequence containing:
- the MPC2 gene encoding mitochondrial pyruvate carrier 2, whose amino-acid sequence is MAAVGLRASYHRALDKLELMLPAKLRPFYNHPAGPRTVFFWAPIMKWGLVIAGLADMTRPAEKLSTAQSGVLTATGLIWSRYSLVIIPKNWSLFAVNFFVGCAGGSQLFRIWRYNQELKASNVADHQKVEH